In the Pseudorasbora parva isolate DD20220531a chromosome 5, ASM2467924v1, whole genome shotgun sequence genome, AGTCTTTAACTCCTCACAAGAGGGCTCATGGTACAGCCTTCTCACTGCAAACTGGATGATGTTGATGTGGTAGGGGCTGAAACACACCATGAAGCTCAGCAGAATGAGCAGGATCATATTTTTGGCCCTGCTGTTAGTTCCGGACTTGTTTGTCACTGGGTTTTCCTTGGCCGTTTTGTAGAGCTTGCAACTGACCCGGCTGTAACAGCACAGGATGAGTCCCAATGGCATGCAAAACCCAATGACACAAGCAATCAGAAGGAGGTATGCCATCTTGTGGCTATCAAAATTGAAGAACTCCATGCACGTTCGATGACCGGGTCTGGCTTCCAAGATGTTTCTGAAGAGCAGCGGGGACGTCTCAAGGAGAACCACCACCCACACCAGTGCGCAGATACCTCGCACAACCTTGGTTTTCCTGAGTCTTTGACAACGCTGACGGTGCAGCATGGCCAAGTAGCGATCCACACTGATGCAGGTCATGAAGGCGATGCTAGCATAGGTATTGCTGAAGAAGATCATGGCAGTCAGCCGGCACAAGTAATCTCCAAATGGCCAGTCAAAGCCTCTAATATAGTATATGATCCTGCCGGGCAGAGCCAGGGTAAAGAGGGTGTCGGAGATGGCCAGGTTGATCAGATATATTGTGGTGGAGTTCATCTTCTGCTTTTTCTGATTGGAGATCCAGAGGACCAGGCTGTTACCTCCCATGCTGATGACAAAAACCAGGCAGTAGAAAATGGGAAAGAGGATCCTAGCAGACTCCTTGTAGATGAAAACATCACAAGTTTGGTTTGTGCTGTCATTCATTGGAATTGTCTGAAGTTTTTCAGTCGAATCTGACATGTTCCTGAGACCGTTTTAAGGGaaataaatatcaaaacatttgcatgtgcttaatgtttaaaaatgttcaataaaatgaaatattcatatatatattgttgtgcAAACTTTTGCACATATATCATATTGTGATCCAAAAGATTGCACAT is a window encoding:
- the si:ch211-184m13.4 gene encoding G-protein coupled receptor 183, with the protein product MSDSTEKLQTIPMNDSTNQTCDVFIYKESARILFPIFYCLVFVISMGGNSLVLWISNQKKQKMNSTTIYLINLAISDTLFTLALPGRIIYYIRGFDWPFGDYLCRLTAMIFFSNTYASIAFMTCISVDRYLAMLHRQRCQRLRKTKVVRGICALVWVVVLLETSPLLFRNILEARPGHRTCMEFFNFDSHKMAYLLLIACVIGFCMPLGLILCCYSRVSCKLYKTAKENPVTNKSGTNSRAKNMILLILLSFMVCFSPYHINIIQFAVRRLYHEPSCEELKTLKMSLQVTVAMMNFNSCLDPLIYFFAIKTYKKRVMSLFKSYISISASSKSMQENSSSNT